The Populus alba chromosome 4, ASM523922v2, whole genome shotgun sequence genome contains a region encoding:
- the LOC118030383 gene encoding uncharacterized protein has protein sequence MPVFKFPLKRNLDVHLENFFNSITVRNKYGAMAATATVIFASVYIGWAYAKRSCKKQKKKVHGVFTRSMSVGVLHGGKLALERVIDYHRARTDEASLKAAEKELKDLLIEEHPDFVKLQSTVAMLEMSGKEAVAVGILEKQLQRARKDGKSHVAYEIEMLLVEMHIYQGEFKKALDCECLSHEEISDARRPLYKAIIYIMLGRPREEVLNCWTKFIDFRIRFQSPSSDQSHLNKAVTNFEEFEKAVKLLRNDIHEAHGKQIEP, from the exons ATGCCTGTTTTCAAGTTTCCCCTGAAGAGAAACCTAGACGTACACTTAGAGAATTTCTTTAACAGCATCACTGTAAGGAATAAATATGGAGCAATGGCGGCGACGGCAACTGTAATTTTTGCCAGCGTTTACATCGGATGGGCTTATGCAAAACGTTCATGtaagaagcaaaaaaagaaggttCACGGTGTGTTTACAAGATCGATGTCTGTAGGAGTTCTCCATGGAGGGAAACTGGCCTTGGAGAGAGTGATTGATTATCATCGTGCTCGAACAGATGAAGCGTCACTTAAAGCAGCTGAAAAAGAGTTGAAGGATTTACTGATAGAAGAACATCCTGATTTCGTAAAGCTACAG AGCACTGTTGCAATGCTGGAAATGAGTGGAAAAGAAGCAGTTGCGGTGGGAATACTGGAAAAACAACTGCAAAGGGCTCGAAAGGATGGGAAATCACATGTAGCTTATGAGATTGAAATGTTGCTTGTCGAAATGCACATCTACCAG GGAGAATTCAAGAAGGCTTTAGACTGCGAATGCCTGAGTCATGAAGAAATTTCTGACGCAAGACGTCCTCTATATAAG GCCATCATTTATATAATGTTAGGACGCCCCAGGGAAGAAGTCTTGAATTGTTGGACAAAATTCATAGACTTTCGAATTCGCTTCCAGTCTCCAAGTTCAGACCAAAGCCACCTCAACAAAGCCGTTACCAATTTCGAAGAGTTTGAGAAAGCAGTCAAGTTGCTTAGAAATGACATCCACGAGGCCCACGGGAAGCAAATTGAGCCCTGA
- the LOC118030384 gene encoding uncharacterized protein isoform X2, with protein sequence MASMPCVGNGNPLSMLVCIPSIVSIIPRRTKPRLSLVPSSPSLTSCYTRHKLGHLFRPVICASSDRSPTPSRNQNNGDNKIVKAAVGASVALACALGIIGGNFRMYPKAIAGPRELYQKAPQAEERPSSLAKLALESFLDVTSDLASTEEESRIETFDPHPNPSIEQVKEIKKHAVRLMMIYGEPEEAVRYLQEAFEKYKNDPEPAYNVEMALVEILIYQAIIYTMLDFEEDARIWWERYAHVC encoded by the exons ATGGCATCAATGCCTTGCGTTGGCAATGGAAACCCACTTTCAATGCTTGTATGCATACCTTCCATTGTCAGCATTATTCCACGGAGGACTAAACCTCGTTTAAGCCTTGTCCCTAGTTCTCCTTCGCTTACAAGCTGCTATACACGCCACAAACTTGGGCATCTCTTCCGTCCTGTAATTTGCGCATCATCAGACAGGTCTCCAACACCTtcaagaaatcaaaacaatggcGACAACAAAATTGTGAAAGCCGCAGTGGGGGCATCTGTAGCTTTGGCTTGCGCTCTTGGTATAATTGGTGGTAACTTCAGAATGTATCCTAAAGCCATTGCAGGTCCTAGGGAATTATATCAGAAAGCTCCTCAAGCAGAAGAACGTCCATCATCACTTGCGAAGCTGGCACTCGAGTCATTCCTGGATGTGACATCGGATCTGGCTTCTACCGAGGAAGAGAGCCGAATTGAAACTTTTGATCCGCATCCAAATCCTTCAATAGAGCAAGTTAAAGAGATCAAG AAGCATGCAGTGCGTCTTATGATGATATATGGGGAACCTGAAGAAGCAGTGCGGTATCTGCAAGAAGCATTTGAGAAGTATAAGAACGATCCTGAGCCTGCATACAATGTGGAAATGGCATTAGTGGAAATTCTCATTTATCAG GCTATTATATATACCATGTTGGATTTCGAAGAGGATGCAAGGATATGGTGGGAAAGATACGCACATGTATGCTGA
- the LOC118030384 gene encoding uncharacterized protein isoform X1 — protein MASMPCVGNGNPLSMLVCIPSIVSIIPRRTKPRLSLVPSSPSLTSCYTRHKLGHLFRPVICASSDRSPTPSRNQNNGDNKIVKAAVGASVALACALGIIGGNFRMYPKAIAGPRELYQKAPQAEERPSSLAKLALESFLDVTSDLASTEEESRIETFDPHPNPSIEQVKEIKKHAVRLMMIYGEPEEAVRYLQEAFEKYKNDPEPAYNVEMALVEILIYQHKYELALECDCLNHDDELGPSDARVFLYKAIIYTMLDFEEDARIWWERYAHVC, from the exons ATGGCATCAATGCCTTGCGTTGGCAATGGAAACCCACTTTCAATGCTTGTATGCATACCTTCCATTGTCAGCATTATTCCACGGAGGACTAAACCTCGTTTAAGCCTTGTCCCTAGTTCTCCTTCGCTTACAAGCTGCTATACACGCCACAAACTTGGGCATCTCTTCCGTCCTGTAATTTGCGCATCATCAGACAGGTCTCCAACACCTtcaagaaatcaaaacaatggcGACAACAAAATTGTGAAAGCCGCAGTGGGGGCATCTGTAGCTTTGGCTTGCGCTCTTGGTATAATTGGTGGTAACTTCAGAATGTATCCTAAAGCCATTGCAGGTCCTAGGGAATTATATCAGAAAGCTCCTCAAGCAGAAGAACGTCCATCATCACTTGCGAAGCTGGCACTCGAGTCATTCCTGGATGTGACATCGGATCTGGCTTCTACCGAGGAAGAGAGCCGAATTGAAACTTTTGATCCGCATCCAAATCCTTCAATAGAGCAAGTTAAAGAGATCAAG AAGCATGCAGTGCGTCTTATGATGATATATGGGGAACCTGAAGAAGCAGTGCGGTATCTGCAAGAAGCATTTGAGAAGTATAAGAACGATCCTGAGCCTGCATACAATGTGGAAATGGCATTAGTGGAAATTCTCATTTATCAG CACAAATACGAACTTGCTTTGGAATGCGACTGCCTCAACCATGATGATGAACTCGGCCCTTCAGATGCCCGGGTTTTCCTTTACAAG GCTATTATATATACCATGTTGGATTTCGAAGAGGATGCAAGGATATGGTGGGAAAGATACGCACATGTATGCTGA